From Paenibacillus graminis, a single genomic window includes:
- the trmB gene encoding tRNA (guanosine(46)-N7)-methyltransferase TrmB produces the protein MRLRGRKGIRESLEEQTDLVILDPRSLKGRWSELFGNDHPIHVEFGMGKGQFISQMSFKYPDINFIGVDMYDELIRRAAEKARAAWEPAGQETPPNLRVALANINYAEEVFAPGELERIYLNFSDPWPKSKHARRRLTHPRFLDKYRGLLSPLGEIHLKTDSRSLFEFSLNAFADYGLQMKNISLDLHPDGVMNEEHVMTEYETKFFGRGVNIHRCEAIVGTEALERYQATRLDKYRL, from the coding sequence ATGCGTTTACGCGGAAGAAAAGGAATACGCGAAAGTCTGGAAGAGCAGACCGACCTGGTCATCCTCGATCCACGCAGCCTGAAGGGGCGCTGGTCAGAACTGTTCGGCAACGATCATCCCATTCATGTGGAGTTTGGCATGGGCAAGGGGCAGTTCATCAGCCAGATGAGCTTCAAATATCCCGATATTAACTTTATCGGCGTAGATATGTACGATGAACTGATCCGCCGTGCGGCAGAGAAGGCCCGGGCAGCCTGGGAACCGGCAGGGCAGGAGACGCCGCCTAACCTTAGAGTGGCGCTCGCCAATATTAACTATGCGGAGGAAGTGTTTGCGCCCGGAGAGCTGGAGCGCATTTACCTGAACTTCAGCGATCCATGGCCCAAGAGCAAACATGCGCGCCGCCGCCTGACCCATCCGCGGTTTCTCGACAAATACCGCGGCCTGCTGAGCCCGCTTGGCGAAATTCACCTGAAGACAGACTCGCGCAGCCTGTTTGAGTTCTCCCTGAATGCTTTTGCTGACTATGGTCTGCAAATGAAGAATATTTCTCTTGATCTGCATCCGGACGGAGTAATGAACGAGGAGCATGTCATGACTGAATATGAAACCAAATTTTTCGGCCGTGGAGTTAATATTCACCGCTGCGAGGCCATTGTCGGTACAGAAGCACTGGAACGCTACCAGGCCACCCGCCTGGACAAGTACCGTCTGTAA